One window of Sardina pilchardus chromosome 2, fSarPil1.1, whole genome shotgun sequence genomic DNA carries:
- the LOC134059197 gene encoding receptor-type tyrosine-protein phosphatase delta-like translates to MENGTVNRGKQQPTPPKFSRTPTDEIGVQGGAASFVCQATGDPQPRIVWSKKGKKVSNQRFEVIDFEDGSGSVLRIQPLRTPRDEAVYECVATNSAGEISTSTSLTVLREDQLPQGFPSIDMGPQLKVVERSRTATMLCAASGTPDPEITWFKDFLPVDTSNNNGRIKQLRSESFGGTPIRGALQIDQSEETDQGKYECVATNSEGTRYSAPANLYVRELREVRRVPPMFSILPRDSDIMPGGSVNITCVAVGSPMPYVKWMLGSEDLTPEDDMPIGRNVLELTDVRQSANYTCVAMSTLGVIETVVQITVKSLPKAPGTLMVTERTATSITLTWDSGNPEAVSYYLILYRPKSSEDPFKEIDGVATTRYSVGGLSPYSDYQFKVVAVNNIGRGPPGQTVEARTAEQAPSSAPRKVRGRMLSATTAIIHWEEPEEANGQVVGYRVYYTMEPSQHVNQWDKEIIRGANFITIQSLTPNRTYYIRVLAFTSVGDGPLSNDLQIIAKTGVPSQPTEFKAEAVSETSILLSWVPPAQSSPENHITGYELIYRKSNEAEEQKVTFEPSTSYLLKDLKPFSSYTFQLAAHSKHGVGAFTSEVIADTPQTQPMAPPQEVRCSSPSSTSVLVSWLPPPEGGRNGEITGYSITYSPLADRDNGTAQSASLNVSDPLPQASTFLLQGLRKWTDYSVSVSALNRAGAGPPSPAVIVRTEEDVPSGPPRGVQVEVINSTTAKVMWRSPVAKQQHGQIRGYQVTYIRLIGDEPVGQPCMRDLLTVGSKGNDSGEYELLISEMVPETSYIVSVGAYTTKGDGARSKAIIITTPAPLPEKPRLAVSQPRPGSALLQWHPPLNPLSPVLGYRLEFGRADGPPPPVLELPEQERRFSVSDLQQGATYRVRLAARNKMGFGQEAALELTTPEGPPAAYPPDAQVLEANATAVTLTWGEIPAGQRNGVVLSYLVCYQANGSLGNDSGEVCVSVEERTLTLTGLQADSVYDVRVCAHTSKGPGPYSPPVQVRTDSLEEEVFATNFRVKAAMKSAVLLSWETREKLNKAQPFTILYGNSQSVEVDGRLNKKLISNLRPETQYSFLLTSRGPSAGGLQHRVSAVTAPDLLRTKPQLIARTDTTATVTLKLPTPQGNAKVRGFYIVVVPLKRQRGGKFQNPWSSPDDMDLEELLKEINGTSKGLRLRRQAEPRPYIAAHFQKLPSEFTLGDGRTYSHFLNRALLSGHEYTCFVLALLELSENTVYATSPYSDPVATSDLDPQPIVDEEEGLLWVVGPVLAVIFIVCIVIAILMFKSKPDRKRAEVEGRKCSFPSSKAMSSHHPTDPVELRRINFQTPGMASHPPIPVSELPEQLERLKANDNLRFSQEYESVDPGQQFTWEHSNLEVNKPKNRYANVIAYDHSRVLLSGIDGMPGSDYMNANYIDGYRRQNAYIATQGPLPETFCDFWRMVWEQHTANVIMMTKLEEKSRVKCDQYWPSRGTETYGLIQVTLVDTLELATYCVRTFAMFKNGCSEKREVRQFQFTAWPDHGVPEHPTPFLAFLRRVKACNPPDAGPMIVHCSAGVGRTGCFIVIDAMVERIKQEKTVDIYGHVTLMRSQRNYMVQTEDQYVFIHDAIQEAVTCGNTEVPARNLYVYIQRLTQSEGPDNVPAMELEFKRLAGAKAHTSRFVSANLPCNKFKNRLVNIMPFESTRVCLQPIRGVEGSDYINASFIDGYRQQRAYMATQGPLAETTEDYWRMLWEHNSTIVVMLTKLREMGREKCHQYWPAERSARYQYFVVDPMAEYNMPQYILREFKVTDARDGQSRTVRQFQFTDWPEQGVPKSGEGFIDFIGQVHKTKEQFGQDGPITVHCSAGVGRTGVFITLSIVLERMRYEGVVDIFQTVKMLRTQRPAMVQTEDQYQFCYRAALEYLGSFDHYAT, encoded by the exons gTGATAGATTTTGAGGATGGCTCAGGCTCTGTGTTGAGGATCCAGCCGCTGCGGACGCCTCGAGATGAggctgtctatgagtgtgtggcCACCAACAGCGCAGGAGAGATCAGCACCTCCACAAGCCTTACTGTCTTAcgag aggatcAGCTGCCTCAGGGCTTCCCCTCCATAGACATGGGCCCGCAGCTGAAGGTGGTGGAGCGCTCTCGCACTGCCACCATGCTGTGTGCGGCTAGCGGAACGCCCGACCCTGAGATCACCTGGTTCAAGGACTTCCTCCCCGTCGACACCAGCAACAACAACGGGCGCATCAAGCAGCTCCGCTCAG AGTCTTTTG GTGGTACTCCAATCAGAG GTGCACTACAGATTGATCAGAGTGAAGAAACCGACCAGGGGAAGTATGAGTGTGTCGCTACCAACAGCGAGGGAACGCGCTACTCTGCTCCAGCAAACCTCTACgtgagag agcTCCGAGAAG tGCGCCGTGTGCCTCCCATGTTCTCCATCCTGCCGCGGGACAGTGACATCATGCCGGGCGGCAGCGTGAACATCACGTGCGTGGCGGTGGGCTCGCCCATGCCCTACGTCAAGTGGATGCTGGGCTCGGAGGACCTGACGCCCGAGGACGACATGCCCATCGGACGCAACGTGTTGGAGCTCACGGACGTGCGCCAGTCGGCCAACTACACCTGTGTGGCCATGTCCACTCTGGGGGTCATAGAGACGGTGGTCCAGATCACGGTCAAGT CCTTGCCCAAAGCTCCGGGGACACTGATGGTCACTGAGCGCACGGCCACCAGCATCACTCTGACGTGGGACAGCGGCAACCCCGAGGCCGTGTCCTACTACCTCATCCTGTACCGGCCCAAGTCCTCCGAGGACCCCTTCAAAGAGATTGACGGCGTGGCCACGACGCGCTACAGCGTGGGCGGCCTCAGCCCCTACTCCGACTACCAGTTCAAGGTGGTGGCGGTCAACAACATCGGGCGCGGGCCCCCTGGCCAGACCGTCGAGGCGCGCACGGCCGAGCAGGCGCCCAGCTCCGCCCCTCGCAAGGTGCGCGGCCGCATGCTGAgcgccaccaccgccatcatCCACTGGGAGGAGCCCGAGGAGGCCAACGGGCAGGTGGTGGGCTACCGCGTCTACTACACCATGGAGCCCAGCCAGCACGTCAACCAGTGGGACAAGGAGATCATCCGCGGGGCCAACTTCATCACCATCCAGAGCCTGACCCCCAACAGGACCTACTACATCCGAGTGCTGGCCTTCACCTCTGTAGGGGACGGCCCGCTCTCCAACGACCTGCAGATCATAGCCAagactggag ttccCTCTCAGCCCACGGAGTTCAAGGCGGAGGCCGTGTCTGAGACCagcatcctcctctcctgggTGCCGCCGGCTCAGAGCAGCCCAGAGAACCACATCACTGGATATGAGCTCATTTACAGGAAAAGCAACGAGGCTGAggag CAGAAGGTGACCTTTGAGCCCAGCACCAGTTACCTGCTGAAGGACCTGAAGCCCTTCTCCTCCTACACCTTCCAGCTGGCCGCTCACAGTAAACATGGGGTGGGCGCCTTCACCAGCGAGGTCATCGCCGACACCCCTCAGACAC AGCCCATGGCCCCTCCTCAGGAAGTGAGGTGCAGCAGCCCCAGCTCCACCAGTGTTCTGGTAAGTTGGCTTCCTCCACCTGAGGGCGGGCGCAATGGAGAGATCACGGGCTACTCCATCACCTACTCCCCACTAGCGGACAGAGACAACGGCACGGCCCAGAGCGCCAGCCTCAACGTCAGCGACCCGCTCCCGCAAGCCTCGACGTTCCTGCTGCAGGGCCTGAGGAAGTGGACAGACTacagtgtgagcgtgagcgcgCTCAACAGGGCCGGCGCTGGACCCCCCAGCCCCGCTGTCATCGTCCGCACCGAGGAGGATG TTCCTAGTGGTCCTCCACGTGGTGTACAAGTGGAGGTCATAAACTCCACAACAGCCAAGGTGATGTGGCGTTCTCCTGTTGCTAAGCAACAACACGGTCAGATTCGGGGGTATCAGGTGACCTACATCCGTCTGATCGGAGATGAGCCTGTGGGGCAGCCCTGCATGAGAGACCTGCTCACCGTGGGTTCAAAG GGGAATGATTCTGGGGAATAT gagtTGCTGATCTCTGAGATGGTGCCTGAGACGTCCTACATTGTGTCTGTGGGCGCTTACACCACCAAGGGAGACGGGGCTCGCAGCAaagccatcatcatcaccacaccTGCCCCAC TGCCGGAGAAGCCTCGTCTGGCGGTGAGCCAGCCCCGCCCAGGCAGCGCCCTGCTCCAGTGGCACCCCCCTCTGAACCCCCTGAGCCCCGTGCTGGGCTACCGGCTGGAGTTCGGCCGCGCCGACGGCCCCCCGCCGCCCGTGCTGGAGCTGCCCGAGCAGGAGCGCCGCTTCTCCGTCTCCGACCTGCAGCAGGGCGCCACCTACCGCGTCCGCCTGGCCGCCCGCAACAAGATGGGCTTTGGCCAGGAGGCGGCGCTGGAGCTGACCACGCCCGAGGGGCCTCCCGCCGCCTACCCCCCCGACGCACAGGTGCTGGAGGCCAACGCCACCGCCGTCACCCTCACCTGGGGAGAGATCCCAGCGGGCCAGCGCAACGGCGTGGTGCTGAGCTACCTGGTGTGCTATCAGGCCAACGGGAGCTTAGGGAACGACtcgggggaggtgtgtgtgtctgtggaggagCGCACGCTAACGCTCACAGGCCTGCAGGCGGACAGTGTGTACgacgtgagagtgtgtgctcaCACCAGCAAGGGCCCCGGGCCCTACAGCCCACCTGTCCAGGTCAGGACAGACTCACTGGAGGAGGAAG TGTTTGCCACAAACTTCCGGGTGAAAGCTGCCATGAAGTCTGCTGTGCTGCTCAGTTGGGAGACCAGAGAGAAGCTCAACAAAGCCCAGCCTTTCACg atccTGTATGGGAACAGTCAGAGTGTGGAGGTGGACGGCCGTCTGAATAAGAAGCTGATCTCCAACCTGCGTCCAGAGACCCAGTACTCGTTCCTGCTGACCAGTCGTGGGCCCAGTGCGGGGGGCCTGCAGCACCGCGTGAGTGCGGTCACCGCCCCCGACCTGCTGCGCACCAAACCACAGCTCATCGCACGCACCGACACCACGGCCACCGTCACCCTCAAGCTGCCCACACCGCAAGGCAATGCCAAAGTCAG AGGCTTCTATATTGTGGTGGTGCCCctaaagaggcagagagggggaaagtTCCAGAACCCCTGGAGCAGCCCGGATGACATGGACCTGGAGGAG CTCCTAAAGGAAATCAACGGCACCAGTAAGGGTTTGCGGCTCCGACGTCAGGCAGAGCCTCGGCCTTACATTGCCGCCCACTTCCAGAAGCTTCCATCCGAGTTCACCCTGGGCGACGGCCGCACCTACAGCCACTTCCTGAACCGTGCACTGCTCAGCGGACACGAGTACACCTGCTTCGTGCTGGCCCTCCTGGAGCTCTCTGAAAAC ACGGTGTACGCAACTAGTCCCTACTCGGACCCAGTGGCCACCTCGGACCTGGACCCGCAGCCCATcgtggacgaggaggagggcCTGCTGTGGGTGGTGGGCCCCGTGCTGGCCGTCATCTTCATCGTCTGCATCGTCATCGCCATCCTCATGTTCAAGAG CAAACCTGACAG GAAGCGTGccgaggtggaggggaggaagtGCAGCTTCCCCAGCAGCAAGGCCATGAGCTCCCACCACCCCACCGACCCTGTGGAGCTGCGCCGCATCAACTTCCAGACCCCTG GCATGGCCAGCCATCCTCCCATCCCAGTCAGTGAACTGCCAGAGCAGCTGGAGAGGCTGAAAGCCAATGATAACCTCCGGTTCTCTCAGGAGTATGAG TCCGTTGATCCAGGACAGCAGTTCACTTGGGAGCACTCCAATCTGGAGGTGAACAAACCTAAGAACAGATACGCCAACGTCATCGCTTACGACCACTCTCGAGTGCTGCTGTCCGGCATTGATG GTATGCCAGGCAGCGACTACATGAATGCCAACTACATTGATGGCTACAGGAGGCAGAACGCCTACATTGCAACCCAAGGGCCGCTACCTGAGACCTTCTGTGACTTCTGGCGCATGGTGTGGGAGCAGCACACAGCCAACGTCATCATGATGACCAAGCTGGAGGAGAAGTCCAGG GTGAAGTGTGACCAGTACTGGCCCAGTAGAGGCACAGAGACATATGGACTCATCCAAGTCACTTTAGTGGACACCCTGGAGTTAGCCACATACTGTGTCAGAACCTTTGCCATGTTCAAG aatggCTGCAGTGAGAAGAGGGAGGTGAGGCAGTTCCAGTTCACTGCCTGGCCGGATCATGGCGTCCCAGAGCACCCCACTCCCTTCCTGGCCTTCCTGCGCCGTGTTAAAGCATGTAATCCTCCTGATGCTGGGCCCATGATTGTGCACTGCAG TGCTGGTGTGGGGCGCACGGGCTGCTTCATCGTGATTGACGCCATGGTGGAGCGCATCAAGCAAGAGAAGACAGTGGACATCTACGGCCACGTGACGCTCATGCGCTCGCAGCGCAACTACATGGTGCAGACAGAGGACCAGTATGTCTTCATCCATGACGCCATTCAGGAGGCCGTCACCTGCGGTAACACAGAGGTGCCTGCCCGCAACCTGTACGTCTACATCCAGCGGCTGACTCAGAGCGAAGGCCCTGACAATGTGCCCGCCATGGAGCTGGAGTTTAAG CGTCTGGCTGGTGCAAAGGCCCACACATCACGGTTCGTTAGTGCCAATCTGCCCTGCAATAAGTTCAAGAACCGACTTGTGAATATCATGCCCTTCGAGTCGAcccgtgtgtgtctgcagcccatcagaggggtggagggatccGACTACATCAACGCCAGCTTTATTGATGGGTACAG GCAGCAAAGGGCCTACATGGCGACTCAGGGTCCTCTGGCCGAGACCACAGAAGACTACTGGAGAATGCTGTGGGAGCACAACTCCACCATCGTGGTCATGCTCACCAAACTCAGAGAGATGGGCAGG GAGAAGTGCCATCAGTACTGGCCAGCCGAGCGCTCTGCCCGTTACCAGTACTTTGTGGTGGACCCCATGGCTGAGTACAACATGCCTCAGTACATCCTCAGAGAGTTTAAAGTGACTGATGCCAGA GATGGGCAGTCTCGCACTGTCCGCCAGTTCCAGTTCACAGATTGGCCTGAACAAGGCGTGCCAAAGTCAGGAGAGGGATTCATCGATTTCATTGGTCAAGTTCACAAAACGAAAGAACAGTTTGGTCAGGATGGACCAATTACAGTGCACTGCAG tgctgGTGTCGGTAGGACAGGAGTGTTCATCACACTGAGTATTGTGCTGGAGCGCATGCGCTATGAGGGAGTGGTGGATATCTTCCAGACAGTGAAGATGCTACGCACCCAGAGACCGGCCATGGTGCAGACAGAG